A window from Hemibagrus wyckioides isolate EC202008001 linkage group LG19, SWU_Hwy_1.0, whole genome shotgun sequence encodes these proteins:
- the ndufa5 gene encoding NADH dehydrogenase [ubiquinone] 1 alpha subcomplex subunit 5 encodes MAGVIKKTTGLVGLAVSLNPHERLRILYSKILGCVQAMPQDAAYRKYTEQLINERLDHVKSEPDVEKLEKKINCGQIEEVIAQAESELALSRKMAEWKPWEPLIEDAPANQWKWPV; translated from the exons ATGGCTGGTGTGATAAAGAAG accACAGGCTTGGTGGGCCTGGCTGTTTCCCTCAACCCACATGAG CGTCTAAGGATTTTGTACTCCAAGATTCTGGGCTGCGTCCAAGCCATGCCTCAGGATGCCGCCTACAGGAAGTACACGGAGCAGCTAATAAACGAGCGACTGGACCATGTCAAATCG GAACCTGATGTGGAGAAACTCGAAAAGAAGATCAACTGTGGCCAGATTGAAGAGGTCATCGCACAA GCAGAGTCAGAGCTGGCTTTATCCAGAAAGATGGCTGAATGGAAACCATGGGAACCACTGATCGAAGATGCCCCTGCAAACCAGTGGAAGTGGCCAGTCTAA